From Primulina tabacum isolate GXHZ01 unplaced genomic scaffold, ASM2559414v2 Contig657, whole genome shotgun sequence, a single genomic window includes:
- the LOC142534665 gene encoding transcription factor BHLH089-like, translating into NEGDGKRLKAEGISNGNGENKAEREVIRNPGKITDESAVKAAEPPKQDYIHVRARRGQATDSHSLAERARREKISERMKLLQDLVPGCNKVIGKALVLDEIINYIQSLQRQVEFLSMKLEAVNSRVGFDGSYPSKDLSQQTFEMPGMAFGSQGTREYGRDSSPEWLHMQIGGGFERPS; encoded by the exons AATGAAGGAGATGGTAAGAGGTTGAAGGCAGAGGGCATTTCAAATGGGAATGGTGAAAATAAAGCTGAAAGGGAAGTCATCAGGAATCCAGGCAAGATAACGGATGAAAGTGCAGTAAAAGCAGCAGAACCACCAAAGCAAGATTATATTCATGTGCGAGCAAGAAGAGGTCAAGCCACTGATAGTCACAGTTTAGCTGAAAGG GCTAGAAGGGAAAAAATAAGTGAGAGAATGAAACTTCTTCAAGATTTAGTGCCTGGTTGTAATAAA GTAATTGGAAAAGCACTGGTACTCGATGAGATAATTAATTATATCCAATCCTTACAACGTCAGGTTGag TTTCTGTCCATGAAGCTTGAAGCAGTTAATTCGAGAGTGGGCTTCGATGGATCTTATCCATCAAAAGAT CTTTCTCAGCAAACTTTTGAAATGCCGGGCATGGCATTCGGGTCTCAAGGTACTAGGGAATACGGAAGGGATTCATCACCAGAATGGCTACACATGCAGATTGGCGGTGGCTTCGAACGACCATCATGA